One part of the Prunus persica cultivar Lovell chromosome G5, Prunus_persica_NCBIv2, whole genome shotgun sequence genome encodes these proteins:
- the LOC18775709 gene encoding transcription factor MYC2 encodes MEDIISPCSSPKFGQENSATFHQRLQFIVQNRPEWWAYSIFWQASKDNNDDQVVLSWAGGHFKSSRDFASKRSNKMTNNYQPKFGFSSVERKNVNNREVEVLFDEEDMVDLDTSLVDHGVGDVTDSEWFYFYTVSLTQSFAAGHGNNSILDRAFCSGGFVWLAGDHELQFYECERVKEARMHGIQTLVCVATPCGVLELASLDVIKEDWGLVHLSKSLFESNNNRVSKQGSRDGNVLVSLLENEMFSGGQKDLTRQECCVKEATPVNIGGSSSDSPSDSVGNFTSANAKNIRLKKRGRSSNHGTGRESSTHVEAERQRREKLNHRFYVLRSVVPNVSKMDRSSLLADAVAYINQLKEKVEELEAKIQAQPQNPKVGHVSNLDHHHHHNSQSTGSIVDHHSSSYNINKAGAALEVDVKILGSEAMIRVQCPDQDYPYAKLMNALKALGFQVYHASISSVKELMIQDVVARVPYGFNSEEAVKMGIIKRWYN; translated from the exons ATGGAAGACATTATCTCCCCATGTTCTTCACCCAAATTTGGTCAAGAAAACTCAGCCACATTTCATCAGCGTCTCCAATTCATAGTTCAGAACAGGCCTGAATGGTGGGCGTATTCGATTTTCTGGCAAGCCTCCAAAGACAACAATGATGACCAAGTTGTTTTGTCATGGGCTGGTGGCCATTTCAAAAGCTCAAGGGATTTTGCATCCAAAAGAAGCAACAAAATGACCAATAATTACCAACCCAAATTTGGGTTCAGCAGTGTGGAGAGAAAGAATGTGAATAACAGAGAAGTTGAAGTTCTTTTCGATGAAGAAGACATGGTGGACTTGGACACGAGTCTTGTTGATCATGGAGTTGGAGATGTTACTGATTCTGAGTGGTTTTACTTTTACACTGTTTCTTTAACCCAATCATTTGCTGCAGGCCATGGTAATAATAGTATTCTGGACCGTGCGTTTTGCTCTGGTGGTTTTGTTTGGCTTGCAGGTGACCATGAGCTTCAGTTTTATGAGTGTGAGAGAGTGAAAGAAGCTAGAATGCATGGAATTCAAACTCTGGTTTGTGTTGCAACTCCATGTGGCGTACTTGAACTTGCTTCTTTGGATGTGATCAAAGAAGATTGGGGCCTTGTGCACTTATCCAAATCCCTCTTTGAATCAAACAATAACAGGGTCTCAAAGCAGGGTAGCCGTGACGGCAATGTACTAGTTTCTCTCCTGGAGAATGAGATGTTTTCAGGAGGTCAAAAAGATTTGACCAGACAAG AATGTTGTGTAAAAGAAGCTACGCCTGTCAATATAGGTGGATCATCATCAGACTCACCTTCTGACTCTGTTGGTAATTTCACCTCTGCGAATGCAAAAAACATTCGATtgaaaaagagaggaagatcATCAAACCATGGAACTGGTAGAGAATCATCAACCCATGTTGAGGCAGAAAGACAAAGACGCGAGAAGCTTAACCATCGATTCTATGTCCTCCGCTCTGTTGTTCCGAATGTGTCGAAAATGGACAGGTCCTCTTTGCTTGCTGATGCTGTGGCATACATCAATCAGCTCAAAGAAAAAGTTGAGGAATTGGAGGCAAAGATCCAAGCACAACCCCAAAATCCCAAAGTAGGCCATGTGAGCAAtcttgatcatcatcatcatcacaacAGCCAAAGCACCGGCTCCATAGTTGATCATCATAGTTCaagttataatattaataaagcAGGTGCTGCTCTGGAAGTGGATGTGAAGATTTTGGGCTCAGAAGCCATGATAAGAGTTCAGTGTCCTGATCAAGATTACCCGTATGCTAAATTGATGAATGCACTCAAAGCCCTAGGGTTTCAAGTTTACCATGCAAGCATTTCAAGTGTGAAAGAGTTAATGATTCAAGATGTTGTAGCAAGAGTACCTTATGGGTTCAACAGTGAGGAGGCAGTCAAAATGGGTATTATAAAAAGATGGTACAACTAG
- the LOC18777732 gene encoding transcription factor MYC3, producing MEEILSSSSPTNFCQENSSTFQKRLQFIFRNRPEWWLYSIFWQASNDSNDQVSLSWAGGDFRINRDLATKRSNKVVNNYNPKFGFNNVERRKVVNKDVEDLFHEDLVDLAMVDHGDVTDSEWFYFYSVSLTQTFVAGHASNNVLGRAFCSGGFVWLAGAHELQFYECERVKEARMHGIQTLVCIATPCGVLELASLDVIKEDCGLVHLSKSLFGSDNNKKVSQEGSCEGNALVHLLENGMFSGAQKEMTRQGCTKEAAHINICDSSPDSPSDSVGNFTSENTANTRSKKKKRSSSTNGASRASQLLNHVEAERQRREKLNHRFYVLRSVVPNVSKMDRSSLLADAASYINQLKAKVEELEAKVQEQPKNPKVSNASSIDHQSSQSTSSIVNHPHSSYNNRSVAPLEVDVKILGSEAMIRVQCPDQDYPYARLMNALKALGLQFTMQAYQV from the exons ATGGAAGAAATTCTTTCCTCAAGCTCCCCAACAAATTTTTGTCAGGAAAACTCCTCCACATTTCAAAAACGGCTCCAGTTCATATTTCGGAACAGGCCTGAGTGGTGGCTGTATTCAATCTTCTGGCAAGCCTCCAATGACAGCAACGACCAAGTCTCTTTGTCATGGGCTGGTGGCGATTTCCGAATCAACAGAGACTTGGCCACCAAAAGAAGCAACAAGGTGGTCAACAATTACAACccaaaatttgggttcaacAATGTGGAGAGAAGGAAGGTGGTGAACAAAGACGTTGAAGATCTTTTCCATGAAGACCTGGTGGACTTGGCAATGGTGGATCATGGAGATGTCACCGACTCCGAGTGGTTTTACTTTTACAGCGTTTCTTTAACCCAGACGTTTGTTGCAGGCCACGCCAGCAACAATGTTCTGGGCCGTGCGTTTTGTTCTGGAGGTTTTGTTTGGCTGGCAGGTGCTCATGAGCTTCAGTTTTATGAGTGTGAGAGAGTGAAGGAGGCTAGAATGCATGGAATTCAAACTCTGGTTTGTATTGCAACTCCTTGTGGGGTGCTTGAGCTCGCTTCTTTGGATGTCATCAAAGAAGATTGCGGCCTCGTGCATCTATCGAAATCGCTTTTCGGATCAGACAACAACAAGAAGGTCTCGCAGGAGGGCAGCTGTGAGGGCAATGCACTTGTTCATCTGCTAGaaaatggcatgttttcaGGAGCTCAAAAGGAGATGACCAGACAAG GTTGTACAAAAGAAGCTGCACATATCAATATCTGCGACTCATCACCAGACTCACCTTCGGACTCTGTTGGCAATTTCACCTCTGAGAATACAGCGAACACTCgatcgaaaaagaaaaaaagatcatCGTCAACTAACGGCGCTAGTAGAGCATCACAATTATTAAACCATGTTGAGGCAGAGagacaaagaagagagaagctTAACCATCGTTTCTATGTCCTCCGCTCTGTGGTTCCTAATGTATCGAAAATGGACAGATCTTCTTTGCTTGCTGATGCTGCGTCATACATCAACCAGCTCAAAGCAAAGGTTGAGGAATTGGAGGCCAAAGTACAAGAACAACCCAAAAACCCCAAAGTGAGCAATGCAAGTAGCATTGATCATCAGAGCAGCCAAAGCACCAGTTCCATAGTTAATCATCCTCATTCAAGTTATAACAATAGATCAGTTGCTCCTTTGGAAGTGGATGTGAAGATTTTGGGCTCCGAAGCCATGATCCGAGTTCAGTGTCCAGATCAAGACTACCCATATGCTAGGTTGATGAATGCACTCAAAGCCCTAGGGTTACAGTTTACCATGCAAGCATATCAAGTGTGA
- the LOC18777047 gene encoding transcription factor bHLH14 translates to MEEIMSSCSPNFGQENSATLQQRLQFIVQNRPEWWVYSIFWQASKDSNGQVALSWAGGHFRSSRDLASKRSNKLVHNYQPKSGFISTERKKVVNREVEALFNEDMDLDGGDVTDSEWFYFYTVSLTQSFGACHGTGNILGRAFCSGGFVWLAGDHELQFYECERVKEARMHGIQTLVCIQTSCGVLELASLDVIKEDWGLVELSKSLFGSENSRVSKPQSSREGHVLVPLLESGMFSAGPQKEWTAQGGTKERFALNIGGSSSDSGPSDSVGNFTTENAENNGRLKKRGRSSNHGTDRESPINHVEAERQRREKLNHRFYALRSVVPNVSKMDKASLLSDAVVYINKLKAKVEELEAKIQQPPQKPKLGILSNLEHQSNQSASSIVDHHRHHHHHQARPRPASSYTNSEVAGAIEVDVKIVGSEAMIRVQSPDQNYPYARLMNALKDLELQVYHASISSVKEMMLQDVVARVPHGFTSEEAMRTAIIKRWYN, encoded by the exons ATGGAAGAAATTATGTCCTCTTGTTCTCCAAACTTTGGTCAAGAAAACTCAGCCACTCTTCAACAACGTCTCCAGTTCATCGTCCAGAACAGGCCTGAATGGTGGGTTTACTCAATCTTCTGGCAAGCCTCTAAAGACAGCAATGGCCAAGTTGCTTTGTCCTGGGCTGGTGGCCATTTCCGAAGCTCCAGGGACTTGGCATCCAAAAGAAGCAACAAATTAGTCCATAATTACCAACCCAAATCCGGGTTCATCAGTACGGAGAGAAAGAAGGTTGTTAACAGAGAAGTTGAAGCTCTTTTCAATGAAGATATGGATTTGGACGGTGGAGATGTCACTGACTCCGAGTGGTTCTACTTTTACACAGTTTCTTTAACCCAGTCGTTTGGTGCATGCCATGGGACTGGGAATATCCTGGGCCGTGCGTTTTGTTCTGGCGGTTTTGTTTGGCTGGCAGGTGACCATGAGCTTCAATTCTATGAGTGTGAGAGAGTGAAAGAAGCTCGAATGCATGGAATTCAAACTTTGGTTTGTATTCAAACTTCATGTGGAGTTCTTGAGCTGGCTTCTCTGGATGTGATCAAAGAAGATTGGGGCCTTGTGGAGCTTTCCAAATCTCTTTTTGGATCAGAAAACAGCAGAGTCTCAAAGCCACAGAGCAGTCGTGAGGGTCATGTACTTGTTCCTCTGCTTGAAAGTGGAATGTTTTCAGCTGGACCTCAAAAAGAGTGGACCGCACAAG GTGGTACAAAGGAACGTTTTGCTTTGAATATTGGTGGATCATCGTCAGACTCAGGGCCTTCTGACTCAGTCGGAAATTTCACGACGGAGAATGCGGAGAATAACGGTCgattaaaaaagagaggaagatcATCCAACCATGGAACTGATAGAGAATCACCAATAAATCATGTTGAGGCAGAGAGACAGCGGAGAGAGAAGCTTAACCATCGATTCTATGCCCTCCGCTCTGTGGTTCCAAATGTGTCGAAAATGGACAAAGCTTCTTTACTTTCTGATGCAGTTGTGTACATCAATAAGCTCAAAGCAAAGGTTGAGGAATTGGAGGCTAAAATCCAACAACCACCCCAGAAACCGAAATTAGGTATTTTGAGTAATCTTGAGCATCAATCAAACCAAAGTGCCAGTTCCATAGTCGATCATCATcgtcaccatcatcatcatcaagcaaGGCCTAGACCAGCATCAAGTTATACTAATAGTGAAGTAGCTGGGGCAATAGAAGTGGATGTGAAGATTGTGGGCTCAGAAGCTATGATACGAGTTCAGAGTCCGGATCAGAATTACCCATACGCTAGATTGATGAATGCACTAAAAGACCTTGAATTACAAGTTTATCATGCAAGCATATCAAGCGTGAAAGAAATGATGCTTCAAGATGTTGTGGCTAGAGTTCCTCATGGATTCACAAGTGAGGAGGCCATGAGAACCGCTATTATAAAAAGATGGTACAACTAG